Proteins from a genomic interval of Hydrogenophaga sp. PAMC20947:
- a CDS encoding Gfo/Idh/MocA family oxidoreductase has translation MTIKVALAGAGAFGIKHLDGIKNIDGVEVVSLISRDLDKTKEVAAKYGIGHVTTDLADSLALEEVDAVILCTPTQMHAEQTLACLRAGKHVQVEIPLADSLKGAEEVVALQKQTGLVAMCGHTRRFNPSHQYVHNQIQAGKFNIQQMDVQTYFFRRTNTNALGQARSWTDHLLWHHAAHTVDLFAYQAGSPIVQANAIQGPIHPVLGIAMDMSIQLKAASGAICTLSLSFNNDGPLGTYFRYIGDTATYLARYDDLFTGKEEQIDVSQVAVSMNGIELQDREFFAAIKEGREPNSSVAQVFNCYQVLNDLERQLA, from the coding sequence ATGACCATCAAAGTAGCCCTCGCCGGCGCCGGCGCTTTCGGCATCAAACACCTCGACGGCATCAAGAACATCGATGGCGTTGAAGTCGTGTCGCTGATCAGCCGCGATCTCGACAAGACGAAGGAAGTGGCGGCCAAATACGGCATCGGCCACGTGACCACCGATCTGGCCGACAGCCTTGCACTGGAAGAGGTTGACGCCGTCATTCTCTGTACACCCACGCAGATGCACGCAGAGCAAACCTTGGCTTGTTTGCGAGCGGGCAAGCATGTGCAAGTGGAGATCCCTCTGGCCGACAGCCTCAAGGGTGCCGAAGAAGTGGTGGCGCTGCAGAAGCAGACAGGGCTGGTCGCAATGTGCGGTCACACGCGCCGATTCAACCCCAGCCATCAATACGTGCACAACCAGATCCAGGCAGGAAAGTTCAACATACAGCAAATGGATGTGCAGACCTACTTCTTCCGCCGCACGAACACGAATGCCTTGGGGCAAGCCCGCAGCTGGACCGACCACCTGCTGTGGCACCACGCCGCCCACACCGTGGACCTGTTCGCCTACCAGGCGGGCAGCCCCATCGTGCAGGCCAACGCCATCCAGGGCCCGATCCACCCCGTCCTGGGCATCGCCATGGACATGAGCATCCAGCTCAAGGCCGCCAGCGGCGCCATCTGCACGCTGAGCCTGAGCTTCAACAACGATGGGCCGCTGGGCACCTACTTTCGCTACATCGGCGACACGGCAACCTACCTGGCGCGCTATGACGATCTGTTCACTGGCAAAGAAGAGCAGATTGATGTGTCCCAGGTGGCGGTGAGCATGAATGGCATCGAGCTGCAAGACCGTGAATTTTTCGCAGCGATCAAAGAGGGCCGCGAACCCAATTCGAGTGTGGCTCAGGTGTTCAACTGCTACCAGGTGTTGAACGATCTGGAGCGCCAGCTGGCTTGA